The genomic segment GATGGTGGCAAGCATAATCATCATCGGTTCGCCATGCTATCTTTTCAATATATGGGCATTAGACAGAAGAGATCCGCGCCTCTGCGGCTGCGTATACTTCCCGTAAGACCCAACCTACATGAGGAACTATGAACCCACATATGCGCATCGCCCGCCCGGTCACCTCGCTTGAGCGCACCGCCGCCCTCTACAGCAAGGGGCTGGGCCTGATCGAGATCGGGCGCTTCGGCGACCACGACGGCTTCGACGGCATCATGCTCGGCCAGCTGGGGTCGGACTACCACTTCGAGTTCACCTACTGCAACAGCCACCCGGTCGCGCCCGCCGCCACCGCCGAGGATCTGGTGGTGTTCTACGTGCCCGACCCCGCCGCCTGGGAGCAGCGGTGCGCCGCCATGCTGTCCGCTGGCTTCACCGTGGTCGAGTCGTTCAACCCCTACTGGGATGCGCGCGGCCGCACGTTCGCCGACACCGACGGCTACCGCGTCGTCATCCAGCGGGCGGCGTGGAGCAACGACCCCGGCCCGGCCTAGCTATAGGCTGTGCGGCATGCAGAGTCTATGCGTTCTGCCTGCTATTTTTCTCACATCTTCGCGTCTTCGTGGTATATATTCTCTTTTGTCCCTTGGGATCTTGGGGTCTTGGTGGTAAAGAATCTGTGGTCTGAGGAAAACGCATAGCCCCGGTGCGGCATGTGGGCGAACCCCAGATGCCGCACCCACATGCCCCAGATCAGCCCACCAGCCCATGCCCGCCAACCGGCACCGTCACCACGCGCTCGCCGAAGCCCGCGATCAGCGGGCGGGCCTGGGCGATGGCCTGCTGCACCTGCGGCAGCCCCAGCGACGCGGCGTGGTGCTCCTCGCTCTCCCAGGCCTCGGTGATCCAGATGGCGTTGGCATCGGCGGCATCGCGCGCGATGATGTAGCTCAGGCAGCCCGGCATGGCGGCGCTGCTCGCGGTCAGCAGCGCGATCAGCGCATCGCGCTGCCCCTCCTGCGCGATCATCTTCCCAATCAGTCCGTACATCGTCGTCTCCTCTCCGCTCATATGTTCGCCTCGCGCTATCATACCACAGCGCTAGGGGTTGGTCAGCGGGTGGCCAAAGCACCAAACAACACTTTCACCACAAGGACACGAAGACACGCAAGGAAAAGCTAAAATGAGGGAGGCCTTGACCATCCGGCGAAGGTACGCCAAGATGCCTGCTGGCCATAATCTCTACCGTAGCGGGAAAGCTAGGCCAAGCGCTGGCAGGACGATTTTTCTTGCCTTTTCTTCGTCTTATGTCGCTCTGCAAAGAACATACTCAGCCAACGGAAACGTTGCCCAAACACCCTACCGCCGATAGCGCTCCTCAAACGCCTGCTCGACGATCCGGGCTGGGTCGTGGCCCAGCCGCGTGAGCGCGGCCTCCAGCGTCTCGATATGCCACCACGGGCAGCTCGGGTCGTCGCACGGCACATCGGGGTCGGCCTGGTGCTCGAACTCTAGGTGGAAGCACAGCCAGTGCATGTGCTCGAACAGCTCATACTGGTCGGCCTTCGCCGTCACGGGCTGATGGCAGCGCACGCAGATCAGCGGCTCGGGTGTGGTCATTGTTGGTGTCCCTTCTCAGCTCACGTGATGGTGGAAATCTACTGCATCCCCGAGGGCGTGGGAAGCCTAGCACCCCTATAGCTGCCAGCGCTCCTTCATAGCCTGCTCGATGATCAGCTGCGGGTCGTGGCCCAGCCGCGTGAGCGCGGCACGCAGCGCCGCGAGCCGCCACCACGGGCAGATCGGCTCGTCGCACGGCACGTCGGGGTCGGCGTGGTGCTCGAACTCCAGGTGGTAGCACAGCCAGTGCATGCGCTCAAAATCCTCGTAGTCCTCGGGGTGGGCCGTCACCGGCTGCTGGCAGCGCGCGCAGATTAGCGGCTCGGATGTGGTCATCGTTGGGGTTCCTTCTCTTATTGCAAGAAGACCGCAATATGATACCATAGCGCGCAGGCCGCTATGGCGGGAAGACGCGCGACCATCTGAGTCTGAGTAGAGTAAAGGCAGCAATGGAGATAACCTACCGCATTCAAACCACCGACATTTTCGACTTCAAGATGTATTGCTATCGTCAGTTTCCAAATCTTCGAAAACAGCTCTTTGGCATCCGTATTGTCCTACCCATGATTCTACTTTCCATCCTAGCTCTCTATGTAGTAGAAAGTGGTATACCTGCTTTCCAGCTCCTCTGGATCAGTGTGCTAATCGTAACACTCTACATCATCACATTTCCATTGCTCTACCGTATCGCTCTTTGGATCAGCATAAGCATCACTCTATGGCCTTCCAAAAATGCTAAAGCTACCCTGCATTTCGAGGAGAGAGGGGTCAGCATTATTATGCCTGAGAGAACTACCACCTTTGACTGGGAAATCATCCGACGTATCGTGCAAACAAAAACCTGCTACTTTCTCTTCTATGCACCAACCAACGCTATTGTGATACCCAAACATGCATTTGCCAGCCCAGCTGAAATGGATCATGTGCTCGCATTCATCGACGAGTGCCGCATCAAAATCGCTGAGGCACCAGATGTCTGAAATCGAACCTGCAACAATAGGAAAATACATCGTCTATGACGATGTCATCACATCCTCCCGAACAGATACTCTCGCACACCACACGAGGACACACCCATGATCCAGCCCGACGCCCTGATCTTCGACCTCGACGGCACCCTGAGCGACCCGGCGGTGGGCATCGCCCGCTCGGTCAACTACGCGCTCGCCGCCCACGGCTTCCCGGCCTTCGACGAGGCCACGGTCTCGCGCTACATCGGGCCGCCGCTCGACCACATGTTCCGTGCGCTCACCGGCGAGCACGCGCCGGAGACCATCGCGTCGCTGGTGGCCAAGTACCGCGAGCGCTACGGCCAGGTCGGCTTCGCCGAGAACACGCTGTACCTCGGCATCCCCGAGGCGCTGGCCGCGCTGACGCGGCGCGGCGCGACGCTGGGCCTGTGCACATCCAAGCGCGTCGACTTCGCCGAGCAGATCCTGGCGCTGTTCGGGCTACGCGACTACTTCCAGTTCGTCAGCGGCGGCGTGATCGGCGTGCCGAAGGGCCAGCAGCTGCGCGCGCTGCTAGCCGAGGGCGTCGTCGGCCCAGCATCCACCATGATCGGCGACCGCGACGTCGACATCCTGGCCGCCAGGGCCAACGGCCTACGATCGGTGGGCGTGCTGTGGGGCCACGGCAGCCGCGAGGAGCTGGAGCAGGCGGGGGCGGATCTCATCCTGGGTTCGGTCGAGGAGCTTGTGGGGCTGATGGATGCCAAAGAAAAAGGTGCGTACCTATGATCCCAACGCCGACCGATAGGCCTATCTACGACGGCGAGATCGCCACCTACTGGCTCACGGACGATGGCATCCTAGTCTCCCGCTCCAAAAGCATCCGGCGGACGGTGGCAAACATCGCCGCCAATGTGGCGCTGGTCAAGCAGATCACGAATGGCACGCCCGCCCCGCTGCTGATCTACCTAAGCAGATCGCCGGTGCCCGACAGAGAGACGCGCCGATTTTCCACCGAGCAGCTCCCGCAGATCTACACCGCCATGGCGATGATCTCCGAGACCGCGCTCGCCAGCCTGATCATGAACATCCTGTTCCGCGTGCAGCCGTCGCCCATCCCGATAGCGCACTTCACCGACGAGGCCAAAGCTATCGCGTGGCTCAAGCAGTTTTGCTAGCGCACCTCTGCGCGTGCCGCCCTACCGCGCGCCTTCGGGCTGGTGGTCGAGGCGGATGACCGGGATCACTCGGCTGAGCTTCTGGGCATATTCTGCAAAAAGTGGAAATCGCGCCGCCTGAAGCGCAAAGATCGCATCCCGCTCCTCGCCGAGCACCTCGGTCGCGCGCACCGCGATGGTCTGGGTGCCCTTCTCGATCACGATCTCGGGGTGTGCGATCAGGTTGTAGTACCAGTCGGGGTGACGGTCCCGACCGTGGGCCGAGGCGAACACATACATCGCCCCGCCGTGCTCCAGCGTGCGCATCGGGACAATATGCAGCTTCCCGCTCTTCGCGCCGACCGTGTGCAGCAGCAGCATCGGGGGCGGGTTATCATATGCGGCCTGCACCTGCCCGCCGTTCGCGCGAAACTCAGCGATGACCTTGGCGTTCCAGTTCTGTGATTCCGACATGGTGTCCTCCCTCGCTCGTGCCAGTCGCGGCTTCAGGCAAAGCATAGTAGGTCGCTACGCCAGCCGCATCGGCTCGGCAGCCCATGTCGTGCTGAACTATTGTCCAGGTTGCCGATCGCACTGTCGATCAACGAGGATAAGATTCCCGCTGTTGATGCTGGTGTTCACGCACCTGTTCACGCCCGTGCCGTATAGTGAGCGCGTGAGAGGAAATTGCAGACGAAAGCGAGATAGATGATGGCAGCCCCCAAGATCGCAATTATCATCAGCAGCACGCGCGAGGCCCGCTTTGGCGAGAAGCCCGCCCAGTGGATCAAGGCCATCGCCGACCAGCGCAGCGATATCGAGACCGAGATCGTCGACCTGCGCGACTACCCCATGCCCTTCTTCGACGAGGTCGCCTCCAACGCCTGGGCGCCCTCCACCAACGAGGTCGCGCAGCGCTGGCAGCAGAAGATCGCCAGCTTCGACGGCTACATCTTTGTGGTGGCCGAGTACAACCACAGCATCACCGCCGCGCTCAAGAACGCGCTGGACTACGCCTACCCCGAGTGGGTGCGCAAGCCCGCAGGCTATGTGGGCTACGGCAGCGTCGGTGCGGCCCGCGCCATCGAGCAGCTGCGCCTGATCAACGTGGAGCTGCAGATGGTGCCCACGCGGGCGGCGGTCCACATCCAGGGCAGCGATTTCTTCGCGGTGTGGCGCGAGGGCAAGCCGATCGAGGAGCTGACCTACCTGAAGCAGAGCGCCGACGGCCTGCTGGACGACGTGTCGTGGTGGGCCAGCGCGCTGAAGACCGCGCGCGCCCAGGCCTAGCATCCTGCCATCGGAATACACATTGTTCCAAAAGACCGGCGATCTGCCAATGCAGATCGCCGGTCCGCGCATGTCGCAGGCCTGCGCTCAGACCGCGCCGGGCGAGCGAGCCCCAGCCGCAGCCCGCAGCGCCACCACCAGCGTCGCGGCCCCGCACAGCGCGATGGCCAGCGCCATCGGCAGCGGGCTGGCTCCGCTGGCCAGGCCCACCAGCGGGGCCGCCAGCGCGCCTACCGACAGCTGGAGCATGCCCAGCACCGCGCTGGCTAGCCCGGCGGTCTCCGGGTCGACATCGGCCAGCGCCAGCGCCAGCGCGTTGGGGGCCACCAGGCCAAGGCTGCCAGTGATCACGAAGAGCGCCGAGAGCACGCCGAGCAGGCCGATGCCGCTCAGCACGCTGACCAGCAGCCAGCACGCCCCGGCGAAGATGCCCAGTGCCCCCCACAGCAGCAGCCGCTGCGGCGGCACCCGCCCCGCCAGCCGACCGCTGGTCTGCGCCATGGCCGCGAGGCCGAGCGCGTTCACGCCCAGCGCCACGCTGAACTGCTGCGCCGAGAGGCCGTAGACGCTCTGCAGCACAAAGGGCGAGGCGGAGATAATGATGATGCCCGCCGCGAAGGCGAAGCTCGATACCAGCACGCAGGCCACAAACCGCCGATCCGCCGCCAGCATGCGCAGCGTGCGCCCGATCGCGCGGTACCCGCCGCGCTGCCGCCGCTCGGGCGGCATGGTCTCGCCCAGGGTGCAGGCCAGCGCCAGCAGCAGCAGGCCCGCCGCACCAATGGCCACAAACACGCCGCGCCACGAGACCACCCGCAGCAGCTGGCCGCCCAGCACCGGCGCGACGATCGGCGCGAGCGAGTTGACCGCCATCAGCATGCCGATGCAGCGCGCCAGGGCCGCGCCAGCGTAGAGGTCGCGGGCCATCGCCAGCGCCACCACCATGCCCGCCGCGCCCGCCAGCCCCTGCAGCAGCCGCATGGCCAGCAGCAGCTCGATCGAGGGCACCACGGCGCACAGCAGCGACACCACGGCGAAGATCGCGCCCCCGACGATCAGCGGCATGCGGCGGCCCCGCGCGTCGCTCAGCGGCCCCACCACCAGCTGCCCAAGCGCCAGCCCGACGATCCCCACGGTGAGCGTGGCCTGCGCCATCGCCATGCTCGACTGCAGATCCCGCGCCAGATCCGGCAGCGCGGGCACGTACATGTCGGTGGAGATTGGCCCCACCGCAGTGAGGCTGCCTAGCGCCAGCACATGCCACAGCCCCACCCGCCGACCGCGCGGCCCTTCCGTATGCTCTCGCTCGCCCGCATATGCTGGCACATCTGGTATCGACATCGCATCGCCCTCCTGCAAAATAGCTGTTGTGCGCAGTGTAGCGGGCGGCTATAATGATCACAAATCATCTTTCTCATCAGCTTATGAGGAGCACGCATATGAACTTCTCGCAGCTCCAGGGCCTGGCCGCGCTGGCCGACACCGGCAGCTTCACCGAGGCCGCCGAGCGCGTGCACCTCACACAGTCGGCGGTGAGCCATGGGCTGGCCGCGCTTGAAAGCGAGCTAGGCGTGACGCTAGTGGAACGTAGCCGCAAGGGGGTGGCCGCGCTCACCGCCGCAGGCGAGCGGATCATGCCGCACGTGCGGGCGATGCTGGCCCACGCCGAGGCGGTGGAGCAGGAGGCCAGGGCCGCGCAGGGCCGCGTGGCAGGCAGGCTGCGGCTGGCTAGCATCCAGGCCTTCATCCCGCCGCGCGTGCTGGGCAGCCTGCTGGCCACGTTCCAGCAGCGCTACCCCGAGATCGAGGTGGTGCTCTTCGAGGGCGCGCTGCAGGATGTGGGCGAGTGGATCCAGCAGAGCGTGGTCGACCTCGGGCTGGTGCTGCTGCCAGCGCGCGGCACCATCAGCACCCAGATCGCCACCGACGAGCTGATCGTGCTGGTGCCCGCCGACCACGCCCTGCGCAGCCGCGCCGCCGTCAGGCACGAGGAGCTGCTCGACGAGGGGTTCATCCTAGAGAAGACCAACTGTGCGCTGCACGTGCTGGCCCAGGCCGGGTTCTCGTTTGGCGGCCAGCGGCCCAACATCCGCTATCAGGCCAATGACAGCGCCACCATCTTCGCCATGGTGCGCGAGGGCCTGGGCATCACCATCGCGCCGCGCCACATGCTGCCCAGCAAGCTGGATGGGCTGGCCCTGCTGCGGCTCGACCCGCCCCAGCCGCTGCTGATCGGCCTGGCCGCCCGCGCCAAAACGCCGGTCTCGCCAGCGGCCAGCCGCTTCACCGAGGTGGCGGCAGACTGGGCCAGCCAGCAGAGCGCGGCGGACTGGTTCAGCGAGGCCTAGCGCCACCGCGCAGCTGCGCCGCCGCCGCGCCCAGCCGCCGCATGCCCTCGTCGATCTCCTCCAGCCCCTGCGTGGCGAAGTTCAGGCGCATGAACGGCTCGCCGTCGGCGGGGCTGGGGAAGAAGCGCGGCCCCGCTGCGAACTCCACCCCATGCTCGACTGCCAGCGGCAGCAGCGCGCTGGCAGTCACATCTTGCGGCAGCTGAACCCAGACAAATAGCCCGCCGTGCGGCACGCTCGCCCGAGCGCCCGGCAGCGCCCGGCCCACGGCCTGCAGCAGCGCGTCGCGCCTGCGCCGGTAGACCTGGCACGAGCGGCGGATGTGGGCGTGGTAGCTGCCCACCGTCACATAGCGGTCCAGCGCCCGCTGGATCAGCCCCGAGGTGGCCAGATCGCCCACGCGCTTAAGCCGGGCCAGCGCACCAAACACCGGCCCCTCGGCCACCAGAAAGCCCACCCGCAGCCCCGGCATCAGCAGCTTCGAGAAGGTGCCCGCGTAGATCACGCGCCCGCCGGGGTCCAGCGCCTTGAGCGCGGGCAGCGTGCGGCCCTCATAGCGCAGGTCGCCCACGAAGTCGTCCTCTAGGATCGGGATGTTGTAGCGGTCGGCCAGCGCGATCAGCTCGCGGCGGCGCGCCAGGCTCAGGCACGCCCCCGAGGGGTTCTGGAAGTTGGGGATGCTGTAGATCATCCGCGGGTGATGCTGCTGCAGCAGCGGCTCCAGCAGCTCGGTGCGCATGCCGTGCTCATCGATCGGGCAGCCCACCATGGCGATGCGGTGCGCGCGGAACAGGTCGAGCGCGCCATCATAGCTGGGCTGCTCCACCAGCACGGTGTCGCCGGGCCGCAGCAGCAGCTGCACCGCCAGCGCCAGCGCCTGCTGCGACCCCGTGGTGATCAGCACCTGCTCGGGCTGGGCCTGGATGCCCTGGCTGGAGAGCACCTGGGCCACGGTGGCGCGCAGCGGGGCGTAGCCCTGCGGGTCTTCCAGCACCAGCGCGGCGCTGCCATCCTCGCGCAGCACATCGCGCAGCACGCGGGCGAACGGCTCGGCGGGGAAGCGGCGCGGGTCGCCAAAGCCCATGAAGCGGATGGGGCTGGGGTGGGCGCGCGGCGCGGCGGCAGCGGCCGGAGGCAGCTCCGCAAATGCGGCCTGCCAGAGCGGCCATTCGGCGCGGGCGGGGTGGCGCGGCGCGGCGGCGGGGGCCAGCACATAGGTGCCACTGCCCATCCGCCGCTCGATCAGGCCGTCGGCCTCCAGCGCGGCGTAGGCGCTCTCCACCGTGATCCGGCTGACGCCCAGCCCCTGGGCCAGCAGCCGCGTGGCGGGCAGCTGTGTGCCCGCCGCGATGCTGCCCGCGCCGATGCCCTGCCGCAGGTAGCCCTCGATCTGCTGGTACAGCGGCTGCTCGCTGTCGTGGTCGATTGGTATGCGCATGGCGTGCTCCCTCCTTCGATATGGCAGTATAGCAGGGATATTTCACCATGCCAATCCCCTCTTTAGGCTAAATGGCCCTATCAAAACTCCTATGTATTGGCACTATCCATAGATCCAATCTGTCGCTACAATCAGGCCACTCAAGCAGATTTGCCTCTACCGCACAAGGAGCGAGATATGCGACAGCGAGCTTTTGGCAATACCGGCATCCAGGTGAGCGAGATCGGGCTGGGCGCGTGGCAGCTGGCCAACCCCGACTGGCGGCTGCACAGCGCCGACGATGCGCTGCGGGTGGTGGCGGCCTCGCTTGAGGCGGGCTGCACCTTCTTCGACACCGCGCCGGGCTACGGCGGCGGGCGCAGCGAGGAGCTGCTGGGGCGCGCGCTGCGCCCGGTGCGCGGCGATGTGGTGATCTGCACCAAGTTCAGCCACCACGGCGCGGATGGCTCCACCGACTTCGATGCCCAGCACATCCGCCCTGTGCTCGAAGGCAGCCTGCGCCGCCTCCAGACCGACTACGTGGACATCCTGCTGCTGCACAACCCGCCCGCGCCGCTGATGAACGGCGAGCGACACCCGCAGATCTACGAGGAGCTGGAGCGCCTGCGGGCCGAGGGCCGCATCCGCGAGTACGGCATCTCGCTGGACTGGAGCGCCGAGCTGGAGACCATGGCCCGCACCACCAAGGGCCGCGCCGCCGAGGTGCTGTTCAACGCCTTCAGCCAGGACACCAGGGCGGCCTTCCCCGAGGCCCAGGCGCGCGGCATCGGCCTGATCGTCAAGGTGCCGCTCGACTCGGGCTGGCTCTCGGGGCGCTACCGTGGCGCGCACCGCTTCGACGACGTGCGCGCCCGCTGGTCGCCCGAGGTGCTGGCGCGGCGCACGGCGTTGGTGGAGCGGCTGGCCGCCCTGGTGCCGCCGGGCACCCGGCTGGGGCACGCCGCGCTGCAGTACTGCCTGGCCCGCCCCGAGGTCGCGACCGTCATCCCCGGCGCGAAGACCGCCGAGCAGGCTCTAGACAACATCGCGGCGGCCAGCGGGCGGCTTCCCGCCGAGGTGGTGCAGGCCATCGACGCGCTGTGGGAGCAGGAGATCAGAGACAGCCCGCTGCCCTGGTAGGCAGGCCGACTCCCGACCGATGTGATGCAGGACATGGACGATCTGCCGAAGCAGAAAACAGTGCAAGACCGCCGCCCTGGCAGCGGCAAGCAAGAAAGAAGAAGACCATGATCAAACGAACACTGGGGCGCAGCGGCATCGAGGTGAGCGCGCTTGGGCTGGGCTGCTGGGCCATCGGTGGGCCGTTCACGCTGGATGGCAAGGCCGACGGCTGGGGCCAGATCGACGACGCCGAGTCGCTCAACGCCATCCACCAGGCCATCGAGCTGGGCGTCAGCTTCTTCGACACGGCGGATGCCTATGGCACCGGCCACAGCGAGCGCGTGCTGGGCCAGGCCCTGCGCGGCAGGCGCGAGCATGTGGTCGTCGCAACCAAGTTCGGCTTCGTCTACGACGAGCAGCGCAAAGAGGTGGGCGGCACCGACACCTCGCCCGCCTACATCCGCCGCGCCTGCGAGGCCTCGCTGCGCCGCCTGCAGACCGACTACATCGACCTCTACCAGCTGCACGTCGGCGATGTGCCGCCCGAGCAGTCTGGCCCGATCTGGCAGACCCTCGACCAGCTGCGCGAAGAGGGGAAGATCCGCGCCTACGGCCTGAGCACCTGGGATGCCGCGCAGGTGCGCGCCTTCGCCGCCCAGTCGAGCGGTGCGGCGGTGCAGCACCCGGCCAACCTGCTGCTGGATGCGTCCGAGGTCTTCGCGGCCTGCGCCGAGCATGGCCTAGCCAGCATCAACAACAGCCCGCTGGCCATGGGCCTGCTCAGCGGCAAGTTCAGCGCGGGCACGCGGCTGCCCAGCGATGATGTGCGCGGCAGCGGGCACAGCTGGGTGGCCTACTTCGCGGATGGCAGGCCCCGCCCCGAGCTGCTGGCGCGGCTGGCGGCGGTGCGCGAGATCCTCACAGCGGATGGGCGCACGCTCGTGCAGGGCGCGCTGGCCTGGCTCTGGGCGCGCAGCCCGCTGGCCATCCCCATCCCAGGCTTCAAGAACATGGCCCAGGCCGCCGAGAACGCCGCCGCGCTCCACGCAGCCCCGCTCACCGCCCAGCAGATGCGCGAGATCGACGACCTGCTAACAATCGAGCGCCACGTGTAGCGACACCAAACAGAACTATTCAGCCGCGCACTACCCCTGAAAACTTCTCCCAGATCATCTCGTGAGATGATTCCATCCCTCCGATGGATATCATCCCACGAGATTCTTCTTTAGGTAAGCTATCTATTGCATACTCGCTCGACCAGTAAACCCTATCATTTTATTAGCCGAACTTGTTTACCTAGATGTTACATAGCTGTGATATTCCTGTGAACTTCAGGCGGTACACTAGCATCACACACGCGACCTGAAAACGACTCAGAAACACGATGGTCAGTTTAATGTAGATACCTACTGGGATGGTCAGGAGAACTATCATCAGAAATACTGCGTTCTTTCACTAGCAGATCGGCCAGGAACATGCCCCTGGTAAAACGATTGAGGCTTGGCTCAGCGTATCGACACTACGAAGGAAAAAACGATGTTTAAACGATTACTCCTTACCGTCGCCGTTGCCGCACTCGCCCTCCTCTTTGGTTTCGGCAGCACCTCCTATATTCTCGCCTCCAACACCAGGATGCCGCACGATAAGCCTGTGTTGGCCAAAAAGTTCAGCGGGTGGGAATATCGCGCCTTCCAGGCGGTCTACGCCACCGGGCGAACCTCGCCGCGCATCACCGTCAGCGTGGAGAGCACGCTCCAGGGGCGACCTGAGCTAGAGCAGGCGCTCCACGAGCAGCGCGGCGAGGCCGAGCGGCTGTTCCAAGCCCATGAGCAGATCACTGCGGTCGTCATCCCCGACACCCCGCTCGCACCCGAGCAGCTCCGCGCCTTCGCCA from the Chloroflexia bacterium SDU3-3 genome contains:
- a CDS encoding aldo/keto reductase; amino-acid sequence: MIKRTLGRSGIEVSALGLGCWAIGGPFTLDGKADGWGQIDDAESLNAIHQAIELGVSFFDTADAYGTGHSERVLGQALRGRREHVVVATKFGFVYDEQRKEVGGTDTSPAYIRRACEASLRRLQTDYIDLYQLHVGDVPPEQSGPIWQTLDQLREEGKIRAYGLSTWDAAQVRAFAAQSSGAAVQHPANLLLDASEVFAACAEHGLASINNSPLAMGLLSGKFSAGTRLPSDDVRGSGHSWVAYFADGRPRPELLARLAAVREILTADGRTLVQGALAWLWARSPLAIPIPGFKNMAQAAENAAALHAAPLTAQQMREIDDLLTIERHV
- a CDS encoding VOC family protein; this translates as MNPHMRIARPVTSLERTAALYSKGLGLIEIGRFGDHDGFDGIMLGQLGSDYHFEFTYCNSHPVAPAATAEDLVVFYVPDPAAWEQRCAAMLSAGFTVVESFNPYWDARGRTFADTDGYRVVIQRAAWSNDPGPA
- a CDS encoding antibiotic biosynthesis monooxygenase, translated to MYGLIGKMIAQEGQRDALIALLTASSAAMPGCLSYIIARDAADANAIWITEAWESEEHHAASLGLPQVQQAIAQARPLIAGFGERVVTVPVGGHGLVG
- a CDS encoding PLP-dependent aminotransferase family protein, translated to MRIPIDHDSEQPLYQQIEGYLRQGIGAGSIAAGTQLPATRLLAQGLGVSRITVESAYAALEADGLIERRMGSGTYVLAPAAAPRHPARAEWPLWQAAFAELPPAAAAAPRAHPSPIRFMGFGDPRRFPAEPFARVLRDVLREDGSAALVLEDPQGYAPLRATVAQVLSSQGIQAQPEQVLITTGSQQALALAVQLLLRPGDTVLVEQPSYDGALDLFRAHRIAMVGCPIDEHGMRTELLEPLLQQHHPRMIYSIPNFQNPSGACLSLARRRELIALADRYNIPILEDDFVGDLRYEGRTLPALKALDPGGRVIYAGTFSKLLMPGLRVGFLVAEGPVFGALARLKRVGDLATSGLIQRALDRYVTVGSYHAHIRRSCQVYRRRRDALLQAVGRALPGARASVPHGGLFVWVQLPQDVTASALLPLAVEHGVEFAAGPRFFPSPADGEPFMRLNFATQGLEEIDEGMRRLGAAAAQLRGGARPR
- a CDS encoding nitroreductase family deazaflavin-dependent oxidoreductase, which codes for MSESQNWNAKVIAEFRANGGQVQAAYDNPPPMLLLHTVGAKSGKLHIVPMRTLEHGGAMYVFASAHGRDRHPDWYYNLIAHPEIVIEKGTQTIAVRATEVLGEERDAIFALQAARFPLFAEYAQKLSRVIPVIRLDHQPEGAR
- a CDS encoding LysR family transcriptional regulator translates to MITNHLSHQLMRSTHMNFSQLQGLAALADTGSFTEAAERVHLTQSAVSHGLAALESELGVTLVERSRKGVAALTAAGERIMPHVRAMLAHAEAVEQEARAAQGRVAGRLRLASIQAFIPPRVLGSLLATFQQRYPEIEVVLFEGALQDVGEWIQQSVVDLGLVLLPARGTISTQIATDELIVLVPADHALRSRAAVRHEELLDEGFILEKTNCALHVLAQAGFSFGGQRPNIRYQANDSATIFAMVREGLGITIAPRHMLPSKLDGLALLRLDPPQPLLIGLAARAKTPVSPAASRFTEVAADWASQQSAADWFSEA
- a CDS encoding STAS/SEC14 domain-containing protein gives rise to the protein MIPTPTDRPIYDGEIATYWLTDDGILVSRSKSIRRTVANIAANVALVKQITNGTPAPLLIYLSRSPVPDRETRRFSTEQLPQIYTAMAMISETALASLIMNILFRVQPSPIPIAHFTDEAKAIAWLKQFC
- a CDS encoding NAD(P)H-dependent oxidoreductase; the protein is MAAPKIAIIISSTREARFGEKPAQWIKAIADQRSDIETEIVDLRDYPMPFFDEVASNAWAPSTNEVAQRWQQKIASFDGYIFVVAEYNHSITAALKNALDYAYPEWVRKPAGYVGYGSVGAARAIEQLRLINVELQMVPTRAAVHIQGSDFFAVWREGKPIEELTYLKQSADGLLDDVSWWASALKTARAQA
- a CDS encoding HAD hydrolase-like protein, which produces MIQPDALIFDLDGTLSDPAVGIARSVNYALAAHGFPAFDEATVSRYIGPPLDHMFRALTGEHAPETIASLVAKYRERYGQVGFAENTLYLGIPEALAALTRRGATLGLCTSKRVDFAEQILALFGLRDYFQFVSGGVIGVPKGQQLRALLAEGVVGPASTMIGDRDVDILAARANGLRSVGVLWGHGSREELEQAGADLILGSVEELVGLMDAKEKGAYL
- a CDS encoding multidrug effflux MFS transporter, producing the protein MSIPDVPAYAGEREHTEGPRGRRVGLWHVLALGSLTAVGPISTDMYVPALPDLARDLQSSMAMAQATLTVGIVGLALGQLVVGPLSDARGRRMPLIVGGAIFAVVSLLCAVVPSIELLLAMRLLQGLAGAAGMVVALAMARDLYAGAALARCIGMLMAVNSLAPIVAPVLGGQLLRVVSWRGVFVAIGAAGLLLLALACTLGETMPPERRQRGGYRAIGRTLRMLAADRRFVACVLVSSFAFAAGIIIISASPFVLQSVYGLSAQQFSVALGVNALGLAAMAQTSGRLAGRVPPQRLLLWGALGIFAGACWLLVSVLSGIGLLGVLSALFVITGSLGLVAPNALALALADVDPETAGLASAVLGMLQLSVGALAAPLVGLASGASPLPMALAIALCGAATLVVALRAAAGARSPGAV
- a CDS encoding aldo/keto reductase; protein product: MRQRAFGNTGIQVSEIGLGAWQLANPDWRLHSADDALRVVAASLEAGCTFFDTAPGYGGGRSEELLGRALRPVRGDVVICTKFSHHGADGSTDFDAQHIRPVLEGSLRRLQTDYVDILLLHNPPAPLMNGERHPQIYEELERLRAEGRIREYGISLDWSAELETMARTTKGRAAEVLFNAFSQDTRAAFPEAQARGIGLIVKVPLDSGWLSGRYRGAHRFDDVRARWSPEVLARRTALVERLAALVPPGTRLGHAALQYCLARPEVATVIPGAKTAEQALDNIAAASGRLPAEVVQAIDALWEQEIRDSPLPW
- a CDS encoding YcxB family protein, producing MEITYRIQTTDIFDFKMYCYRQFPNLRKQLFGIRIVLPMILLSILALYVVESGIPAFQLLWISVLIVTLYIITFPLLYRIALWISISITLWPSKNAKATLHFEERGVSIIMPERTTTFDWEIIRRIVQTKTCYFLFYAPTNAIVIPKHAFASPAEMDHVLAFIDECRIKIAEAPDV